CAACGGGTGATCCCGATCTCCTCTCCATGGCGAAGGACTACATCAAAGTCCGGTTCGAAAAGCCGGGTGAGGTGTTCCTTGGGCTGGTGCACCGGCTGGACCGGCCGGTGTCCGGGGTGATGGTGTTCGCGCGGACGTCTAAAGCGGCCTCGCGACTCTCCGCCCAGTTCAAGACGCGCGCGATCGAGAAGCGGTATGTCGCCCTGGTCGAGGGACATTGCACGGGGGAGGGGACCCTCGTCGATCATCTCTGGAAAGATCACCGGACGGTGCGGTCCGTCGGCGAAGGGCATCCGAAGGGGATGCAATCCGAACTGCACTGGCGCGCGATCGGGCATCGGGACGGGCTCACCTTGCTGGACGTCCAGCCCCGGAGCGGCCGGCCGCACCAGATCCGCGTTCAGCTCTCCCAGATGGGGCGCCCGATAACAGGCGACTTCAAGTATCGCGCTAAGCAGCGGTTTGACGGAAGAAATCTGGCCTTGCACAGCTACCGACTGGCCTTCGCCCATCCTACCCAGGGCGAAACCTGTGTCTTCTCGGCCGGCCCGCCCGACACCTGGCCGGCGTGGGCCCGGCGGCTGGTGGAGGCGCTTTGATAGGTTTGTGGAGCCAAGGGGGCGAGGCGCTGGGCCAGAAATGTGAAACGCGCACGCGTATTTGCCAGAAATTAGCCCCAGTGGACGCGCTGATGGGGTAGATTAGAGAAAACTTCAACGACGGACAGGAACTGAATTCCGCTTTTTTCGACTAAATGATACCTGCGGATGCCATCTCGGTAACCACACTGTATAGTAGTGGCCGATGCTGGCCGTCGCTCATTCTCGCATTCGATCGTCCCGATGACCCCGCGTCAGTACCTTTCTTATTATCAATACGACGATCGGCTGATCAGCGGGGAATTTTATGCGCCCGATCCACTCGTCCTGGATCCTGGGGATAAAGTCGGCGTCGTCCTCTTTAATCTTGGCGGTCCGTACAAACGCGCCGACGTTGCGCCGTTCCTGTACAACCTGTTTATGGACCCCGCCATCATCGACATGCCGCTGAAGGGGTCGTGGCGGCACTGGCTGGCGACGTTTATCGCGAAGAGCCGCGGGCGGAAGGTCGTGCAGGATTACGAAGCAATCGGGGGCGGCTCGCCGATCAACCGGATCACGCAGGAGCAGGCATCGGCCCTGGAGGGGCATCTCAACGACACGTACGGGCGCGGCGCCGGCATCTCCTTCCGCACCTACGTAGCCATGCGGTACTG
The DNA window shown above is from Rhodothermales bacterium and carries:
- a CDS encoding RluA family pseudouridine synthase, whose protein sequence is MFDPATILHLDNHLLVVRKPAGVLSQGDATGDPDLLSMAKDYIKVRFEKPGEVFLGLVHRLDRPVSGVMVFARTSKAASRLSAQFKTRAIEKRYVALVEGHCTGEGTLVDHLWKDHRTVRSVGEGHPKGMQSELHWRAIGHRDGLTLLDVQPRSGRPHQIRVQLSQMGRPITGDFKYRAKQRFDGRNLALHSYRLAFAHPTQGETCVFSAGPPDTWPAWARRLVEAL